DNA from Candidatus Paceibacterota bacterium:
ACTCCTGCCCCGTCTCCAGCCGGTGATCCAGAGCCCGATGGCCATCGTCGGCCTCGCCCTGACCTTCTGCGGCCTTTACTACAAGCTCGCCATTCTCCCCTTCCACTTCTGGACGCCGGACGTCTATCAGGGCGCCTCCAACGAAACCGCCGGCCTCGTCGCCTCGCTGCCCAAGCTCGGCGCCGTCGCCGTCCTCGTGCGCTTTGTCTCCCTGGCCTCGCCGGGCAACCACTCCGTCGCCCTCATGCTGGCCATCCTTGCCGCGGCCTCCATGTTCTACGGAAACCTCATCGCTCTCATCCAGAAGGACTTTAAGCGCCTGCTCGGCTTCTCCGGCATCGCCCATGCCGGCTACGCCCTCATCGGCTTTGTCGCCCTCGACACCTTCGGCTACACCGCCGCCCTTTACTACATCATCGGCTACCTCCTCATGGTGCTGGCGTGCTTCGTGGTCATCTGCAAGGTCTCGTCCGACGGCACCAATGTCTCCCTCGACGACCTCGCCGGCCTGCACCGCCGCGCCCCGCTGCTCGCGGTGACGCTGGTGGTGGGTGTGTTTGCCCTGGCGGGCATTCCGCCCTTCGTTGGCTTCATGGGCAAGCTCAGCCTGCTGACCGCCGCCCTGGAGAAGGGCTATCTCCTCCTGGTGATCATCGCCATGGTCAACGCCGCCATTGCCGTTTACTACTACCTCTGCGTCGTCCGCGAAGCCTGCTTCCGCGACCCCGGCGACCGTCCTCCCATCCAGCTCGACTGGTCCACCAAGACCCTTTGTGTGCTGCTCATCGCGGGCATTCTCGCTCTCGGCATCGCCCCCGGCCAGGTCCTGGAGACCCTCTCCACCTCGGTCGCCGCGGCCACCGGCACCGCTCCGCCAGCCGCCTCTGTCATTACCGACGTCATTCGCTGAGCTCGGCTCTCCCCCGGTATTACCGTCCGGCCTGCCGGCGTTATGGCCGAACAGGCAACTGGTCAATCGCGGCGGCCAGCTTCAATCCGCCACGCCCAGACGCTTCTGAAGTTCTTCGAGTGAAACGCCCTTGGTCTCCGGAAGGAACCTGGCCACCAGCACGAACTGCACGATCATCATCGCCGCGAAGAAGCCGAACGCGTAGGGTGCCCCGCCGCCCGATTTCCCCACCACCACCGGGAACGACCAGCTCACCCCGAGACACAGCACCCAGACCAGGCAGGTAACGGCAGCCGATCCCGAGGCGCGGACCGCGTTGGGCAGCAGTTCATTGATGATCACCCAGACCACCGCCCCCTGCGAATAGGCGTGGGTGCCGACGATCCCCATCAGCGCGGCGATTACAATCCAGCCCTGCGCATGCGTAGCGAAGACCCATGCCGCCAGCAGATGGGACATGACAAACGTGACCGATCCGACCAGCAGCAGGGCTTTGCGCCCGACGCGGTCAATAAGCGCCATCGCCAGAATCGTCATCACCAGGTTGGTGAAGCCAATAATGACCGATTGCATTAACGCGCTCGCCTGGTCGGCGCCGGCCATGCGGAAGATGTCCGCCGAGTAATAGAGCACCGCGTTGATGCCATCGAGCTGGTTGAATGCGGCGATCATGCAAGCCAGCAGCAGCGGCGTAAGATACTTGCGCTGGAAAAGGCGCTGCTGCGCACCGCCCATCTCAGCTTTGAGGGAGGCGGCAATCGCCCCAGCTTCCTCTGCCGGGCTTTCATGCCCAAACCGTGCCAGCACCGCCTCGGCTTGCTCGCGTCGGCCCCGCTTCACCAGCCAGCGCGGGCTCTCGGGAATCAGCAGCGCCGTCAGCAGGAACGCCACCGCGGGCGCCGTCATGATCCCGAACATCCAGCGCCACGCCGTCGGATGATCGGCGCCCATTGCGAGCGCCACGAGGTAGTTGGAGAAATAGGCCGCCAGGATCCCGAGCACGATGTTCAACTGGCTGACCGCCACCAGCAGCCCGCGCCGCCGGGCGGGGGCGATTTCCGTGATATACATCGGGCAGACCACCGAGGCCCCGCCCACCGCCACCCCGCCCAGCCAGCGGAAGAACAGCAGGGCATACCAGTTCCAGGCCAGCGCGCAGCCCAACGCTGCGATGACAAACAGCACCGCCAGCCAGGCCAGCACCGGACGCCGCCCCCACCAATCCGCCGGCCGGCCCACCAGCAGCGATCCGACCATCGTCCCCAGGAGCGCGCTGGACACCGTGAAGCCGAGCAAGTTGTCGTTGAGCGCGTACACCTGTCGCAGGGCGTCAGTCGTGCCGGAAATGACGGCGGTGTCGAAGCCAAAGAGCAGTGAGCCGAGTGCTGCCACGATCGCGCTGAGCAACAGGACTCCGCTCCTGCCGTGGCGAGGGCTGGTGGTTTTGGGGTCAATTGCGAGCGGGGTGTCCATAATCATGGCTTTGTTTGGTGGCCGACATCGGGCGGCCATTGTAGCGGGTGCCGCCAGTGGTTCAAACATTTGGTGTTTCACGGATTTCCGGTGAGCACCGATAGCAATTCGTCCTCTCGCAGGCCCTTTCTTACTTTCACCACCACCCCCGGACGGGCTCGACGCCGTTGCGCCGGTCGTACGCTGGCGTTGGCGTGCGGATGGCTGGACGATAGCTTGTTAGTGCGGTCTGGCCCCGGTGTGTATCCCATGGGGAGCGCTCCCCATGGGATACACACCGGGGCACCACCGTGCCGTAACCGTATCGCCACGCCAGGGGTACTTGGGTCAGCGGGGGCTGGAGAGGGTAGGTAGGCAGCAGTACTGTCCAAAATTTGGACAGTGCGCGGGCTGGGGCCATCCAGGCGGTGCGGGTTAGAAACTCCTTCGGCGGTTCTCCGAAATCCGTCAGGAATCAAGCAGATTGAGGAGGCTGTGTGGACGCCGGATGCAGCTTGACCGTACTGCCGGACAAGCCACGCGTCGTTGCGCGGGCGGGTCGCCTCTCCATTAAGGGGCAATGAAGATGACCTGGAAATTGTCCAGGTAGAGGTTGTAAACGCCGGCTCCGGGATTTGCCGGCACAATCGCTAATTGTTCAAACACACCCTTGCCGGTGGTGGATTCGAGGCGGCCATTGCCGGTATATGACCGAATCGGTTCGTGGGGGAAGAAGAACCGCAAGGTCGTCCATTGACCTGCGGAGACTAACCGGCCCTTGGGCGGCGTACTGGTATTGCTGGTGGTGCCGCCAAGCCACTCAATCGGTTCACCAGCGTTTCCGCCGTCGGCCCCCATAGCAGCCGTCGTGCTCGTTTCGCGCAGGCCGACGGCGATGTAGACGGGCTTATCCGCCAGGACATCAAATTGCAGCCCCTGCCGGAAATCAACGGTGGGGTTGGGTATGATCGGCCCCCCGCTGGTGGTCAGGCGCAGCCAGGCTCCGGCGCTCGCGTTGAAGCTCCACGCCGCCTGCACGACCCTGCCACCGGCATGGCCCGTCGGGAAGGAGTTGGTCACGTAGGCGAAATTGGGAGCGGCCGTGTCAATAAAGCCCATGGTTGTTCCCGAGTAGGCAGGTCTATGGAACATCACTGCGGTGCCGGGGCTGCGGCCCTCGAAATCGCTCAGCAGCCAGGTCAGCATCCCGCGCGCGCGATAGTAGCGCCGCGGCAACGTCAAGGACTCGGGATCGGCAAACAACAAGCTGCTGTCGTCGAAGGCAGTGGTCGCGATCGGCAACCAGTCGGTGAGATTCGTTGAAGCGGCGAGTACAAACGCATTTCCCGCCTCCCCGCTCAGGCCGATCTGGAACTGGCTGTCGCCGGTCACGCCCGGCAGC
Protein-coding regions in this window:
- a CDS encoding NADH-quinone oxidoreductase subunit N, which gives rise to MTLPALLAFLPELVLLLGALVLFFITLGENRARQARMAAFLTACVTIIACGFALFQQATLFSGAYRVDLFSQVLKVVFAFGFPLVLLLSGDLEDIREDVKPEYYLFLTLCVAGLVMLVSCVDLITLVIALEVSAFPLYFMVAMRREREGQRVQMESAIKYIMFGVAANGVMFFGMSYLFGLTGTTSLTELLPRLQPVIQSPMAIVGLALTFCGLYYKLAILPFHFWTPDVYQGASNETAGLVASLPKLGAVAVLVRFVSLASPGNHSVALMLAILAAASMFYGNLIALIQKDFKRLLGFSGIAHAGYALIGFVALDTFGYTAALYYIIGYLLMVLACFVVICKVSSDGTNVSLDDLAGLHRRAPLLAVTLVVGVFALAGIPPFVGFMGKLSLLTAALEKGYLLLVIIAMVNAAIAVYYYLCVVREACFRDPGDRPPIQLDWSTKTLCVLLIAGILALGIAPGQVLETLSTSVAAATGTAPPAASVITDVIR
- a CDS encoding sugar porter family MFS transporter, giving the protein MDTPLAIDPKTTSPRHGRSGVLLLSAIVAALGSLLFGFDTAVISGTTDALRQVYALNDNLLGFTVSSALLGTMVGSLLVGRPADWWGRRPVLAWLAVLFVIAALGCALAWNWYALLFFRWLGGVAVGGASVVCPMYITEIAPARRRGLLVAVSQLNIVLGILAAYFSNYLVALAMGADHPTAWRWMFGIMTAPAVAFLLTALLIPESPRWLVKRGRREQAEAVLARFGHESPAEEAGAIAASLKAEMGGAQQRLFQRKYLTPLLLACMIAAFNQLDGINAVLYYSADIFRMAGADQASALMQSVIIGFTNLVMTILAMALIDRVGRKALLLVGSVTFVMSHLLAAWVFATHAQGWIVIAALMGIVGTHAYSQGAVVWVIINELLPNAVRASGSAAVTCLVWVLCLGVSWSFPVVVGKSGGGAPYAFGFFAAMMIVQFVLVARFLPETKGVSLEELQKRLGVAD